A single genomic interval of Croceibacter atlanticus HTCC2559 harbors:
- a CDS encoding DUF423 domain-containing protein — MDKRFLIAGSFFGLTAVIIGAFGAHALQKVLDVAQLNTFETGVKYQMYHALLLVFLGLFSVKTSKSKTVLLWLLIIGVILFSWSIFGLATNSLTGFNFKKIAILTPLGGTLLITAWALIFYKALTLKNQ; from the coding sequence ATGGATAAAAGATTTCTTATTGCAGGTTCCTTTTTTGGACTAACAGCTGTAATTATAGGTGCTTTTGGAGCTCACGCTTTGCAAAAAGTATTAGATGTGGCACAATTAAATACATTTGAAACAGGAGTGAAATACCAAATGTATCATGCATTACTTTTAGTTTTTTTAGGATTGTTTAGTGTAAAGACATCTAAATCTAAAACTGTATTGCTTTGGTTATTAATTATAGGAGTAATTTTATTTTCGTGGTCAATTTTTGGGCTTGCCACAAATAGCTTGACAGGCTTTAATTTTAAAAAAATCGCAATTTTAACACCATTAGGAGGTACATTGCTCATAACAGCTTGGGCACTCATATTTTACAAAGCATTAACGTTAAAAAATCAATAA
- a CDS encoding DUF4271 domain-containing protein, with protein sequence MKDLQAIPLQEPTNLWITASIMICLGLICLCKILYEERFLRFLALPIEPRYFIIKKNEHKLSFLFNTLLFTFNCLVAGIVLNLIARDHYPELLTREFIFFIQVVFGFGVLMLVKYFAEKMLANLFLMENIIEDYLFFKFSHRHYLALAIFPLCIIDVYTHLLGGYAFLIISVAFLIINLLFILKYYRKKGLLIFNNLFYFILYLCALEIAPYFILYKVVTILN encoded by the coding sequence ATGAAAGATTTACAGGCAATTCCTCTTCAAGAACCCACAAATTTATGGATCACAGCATCTATAATGATATGTCTTGGCCTTATTTGTCTTTGTAAGATATTATATGAAGAACGCTTTTTAAGGTTTTTAGCATTACCTATAGAGCCAAGATATTTCATCATAAAAAAGAACGAACATAAATTAAGTTTTCTATTTAATACATTACTGTTCACATTTAACTGTTTGGTTGCTGGTATTGTTTTAAATCTTATTGCAAGAGATCATTATCCTGAATTACTTACTCGGGAATTTATTTTTTTTATTCAGGTAGTATTTGGTTTTGGCGTTTTAATGCTTGTAAAGTATTTTGCAGAGAAAATGTTGGCTAATCTTTTTTTAATGGAAAACATTATCGAGGATTACCTATTCTTCAAGTTTAGCCACAGACATTATTTAGCACTTGCTATATTTCCACTGTGTATTATAGACGTATATACGCATCTTTTAGGAGGTTACGCGTTTTTAATAATTTCCGTTGCATTTTTAATAATTAACCTATTATTTATCTTAAAATATTATAGAAAAAAGGGACTTCTAATTTTCAATAATTTATTCTATTTTATTTTATATCTTTGCGCACTTGAAATTGCCCCCTATTTTATTCTATATAAAGTAGTAACAATTTTGAATTAA
- a CDS encoding Lrp/AsnC ligand binding domain-containing protein, whose product MKLKNEQVVIDGIDKKILRSLISDARTPILEIARNVGISGAAIHQRLRKLEKSGLIAGSKFVINPKVLGYHTMAFIGVFLDKAMSNPKAVKQLEAIPEVIECHYTTGNWSIFLKILCRDNSHLMEVLNKEIQAISGVSRTETFISLEQQIERQIKI is encoded by the coding sequence ATGAAACTAAAAAACGAACAAGTTGTTATTGATGGTATTGATAAAAAAATACTTCGCTCTTTAATCTCCGATGCGCGTACACCTATTTTAGAGATTGCAAGAAATGTTGGTATAAGTGGTGCTGCAATTCATCAGCGACTACGAAAATTAGAAAAAAGTGGGCTTATTGCTGGTTCTAAATTTGTTATAAACCCTAAAGTTCTAGGTTATCATACAATGGCTTTTATTGGGGTGTTTTTAGATAAAGCTATGAGTAACCCAAAGGCTGTAAAACAGTTAGAGGCGATACCAGAAGTAATAGAGTGCCATTACACCACTGGAAACTGGTCTATTTTTCTTAAAATTCTGTGTCGGGACAACTCCCATTTAATGGAGGTTTTAAATAAAGAAATACAAGCTATTTCTGGAGTATCCAGAACAGAAACATTTATCTCTTTAGAACAACAGATAGAACGACAAATAAAAATATAA
- a CDS encoding acyl-CoA thioesterase, with the protein MSAEKFPLTLTLRIDWSETDAYKHVNNVTFIKYMQSARVNFWEETGLATYHTDTNKGPMLVSTKCDFKQQLTYPGNVIIKTRVTHIGTTSFSLEHYILNESNQVSAIGQDVAVCFDFNTQKTFEIPEWLREKMEEFS; encoded by the coding sequence ATGTCTGCTGAAAAATTTCCGTTAACCCTAACCTTAAGAATAGATTGGAGTGAAACAGATGCTTATAAGCATGTAAATAATGTAACATTCATTAAATACATGCAATCTGCTAGAGTTAATTTCTGGGAAGAAACAGGACTTGCAACTTACCATACAGATACTAATAAAGGACCAATGTTGGTCTCTACTAAATGTGATTTTAAACAACAATTAACCTATCCAGGAAACGTAATTATTAAAACAAGGGTTACTCATATAGGCACTACAAGTTTTAGTTTAGAACACTATATTTTAAATGAATCAAATCAAGTTAGTGCCATAGGTCAAGATGTAGCTGTATGTTTTGATTTTAATACTCAAAAAACCTTTGAAATTCCAGAATGGTTGCGTGAAAAGATGGAAGAGTTCTCCTAA
- a CDS encoding sensor histidine kinase, with protein MNFSNERNIQRWLILVSALVFIGLIFFNASLFFQQLKNDERNKMRIWAMALEEFISFDIDNPNDGANLDLVTEIVTSNVTIPSINTDGNGNIMQSANISEEDESNPDRMQRILLEMKSENDPIKVNLGDGEIQYVYYGNSPTLNRLKYYPLALIVFLLLLIGVIYFFYRTARSSEQNKLWAGMAKETAHQIGTPLSSLVGWTEILKTEHVNPEYIEEIEKDIERLKVITDRFSKVGSKPTLSKVDIVKVTEETFGYLKNRSSKLIEFKSEIPNSSIEVMLNEPLFSWTIENLVKNAIDAMKGKGQLSLRLIEDQKVVKIEISDTGKGIPKSKFKKVFETGYTSKKRGWGLGLSFAKRIIEEYHNGNIKVLKSDLGKGTTFGIKLRKV; from the coding sequence ATGAACTTTTCTAACGAACGTAATATACAACGCTGGCTTATTCTTGTCTCTGCCTTAGTGTTTATTGGCCTTATCTTTTTTAATGCCTCTTTATTTTTTCAGCAGCTAAAAAATGATGAGCGTAATAAAATGCGAATCTGGGCTATGGCTCTAGAAGAATTTATAAGTTTTGATATAGACAATCCTAATGATGGCGCCAACCTAGATTTAGTTACAGAAATTGTAACAAGCAACGTTACAATACCATCTATAAACACAGATGGCAACGGTAACATTATGCAGTCTGCAAATATTTCTGAAGAAGATGAAAGCAACCCAGATCGTATGCAGCGTATACTTTTAGAAATGAAGTCTGAAAATGACCCTATAAAAGTAAATTTAGGCGATGGCGAAATTCAATATGTGTATTACGGCAACAGTCCTACTCTAAATCGCTTAAAATACTATCCTCTAGCATTAATAGTATTCTTGTTATTACTTATAGGAGTTATCTATTTCTTTTACAGAACTGCACGATCAAGTGAGCAAAATAAATTATGGGCAGGAATGGCCAAAGAAACCGCACACCAAATTGGTACGCCATTAAGTTCATTAGTAGGTTGGACAGAAATTTTAAAAACCGAACATGTTAATCCTGAGTATATTGAGGAGATAGAAAAGGATATTGAACGGCTAAAAGTTATTACAGACAGATTTAGTAAAGTTGGCAGTAAGCCAACCCTATCCAAGGTCGATATTGTTAAAGTAACCGAAGAAACTTTTGGCTACTTAAAAAACAGAAGCTCTAAATTAATTGAATTTAAAAGTGAGATTCCTAATAGCTCAATTGAAGTTATGCTAAATGAACCTCTGTTTAGTTGGACTATTGAAAATTTAGTTAAGAATGCTATAGATGCTATGAAAGGAAAAGGGCAACTCTCACTTCGTCTTATTGAAGATCAAAAAGTAGTGAAGATCGAAATTTCTGATACTGGCAAAGGAATTCCTAAAAGTAAATTTAAAAAGGTTTTTGAAACCGGTTATACCAGCAAAAAAAGAGGTTGGGGATTAGGATTATCTTTTGCAAAACGTATTATTGAAGAATACCACAATGGAAACATTAAAGTTTTAAAAAGTGATCTCGGAAAAGGTACTACCTTTGGCATAAAATTGAGAAAAGTATAA
- a CDS encoding polyprenol monophosphomannose synthase: MKSLVIIPTYNENLNIERLLRNIFSQQRKFDVLVVDDNSPDGTAATVKFLMEEFPNQLFIEERQGKLGLGTAYIHGFKWALKRDYNLIFEMDADFSHNPNDLHRLYNACVKQQADLAIGSRYVTGVNVVNWPMSRVLLSYIASKYVRFITGMNIHDTTAGFVCYTRNVLETIDLDKIAFVGYAFQIEMKFKAYLKKFKIVEVPVIFTDRTKGESKMSGNIIYEAVFGVFKMKFKSLFKK; the protein is encoded by the coding sequence TTGAAAAGTTTAGTCATTATACCAACTTACAATGAGAACCTTAATATAGAAAGGTTGTTGCGTAACATTTTTTCTCAACAAAGAAAATTTGATGTGTTGGTGGTAGATGACAATTCACCAGACGGCACTGCAGCTACAGTTAAGTTTTTAATGGAAGAGTTTCCAAATCAATTATTTATTGAGGAACGCCAAGGAAAACTAGGTTTAGGAACAGCATACATACATGGCTTTAAGTGGGCGCTTAAAAGAGATTACAATTTAATCTTCGAAATGGATGCAGACTTTAGTCACAACCCAAACGATTTACACAGACTGTATAATGCTTGTGTAAAACAGCAGGCAGATCTGGCTATAGGTTCTCGTTATGTTACAGGAGTTAATGTTGTAAATTGGCCTATGTCAAGAGTTTTGCTTTCCTACATTGCTTCAAAGTATGTAAGGTTCATTACTGGTATGAATATTCATGATACTACAGCAGGATTTGTTTGTTATACAAGAAATGTACTTGAAACGATAGATTTGGATAAGATTGCTTTTGTAGGCTATGCATTTCAAATAGAGATGAAGTTTAAGGCCTATTTAAAAAAGTTTAAAATAGTAGAGGTTCCTGTCATTTTCACAGACCGAACAAAAGGAGAATCAAAAATGAGTGGCAATATTATATATGAAGCTGTTTTTGGGGTATTTAAAATGAAGTTTAAAAGCCTGTTTAAAAAATAA
- a CDS encoding dihydroorotase: MDKILIKNAHIVSDGKILLGDVYIESGIIKEVADHISAKSPDVNVFDAEGNYLLPGVIDDQVHFREPGLTQKENIHTGSKAAVAGGITSFMEMPNTNPQTTTIEKLEEKFEIAAKTSYANYSFMFGGTNDNLDEIVKVNPKTTAALKLFLGSSTGNMLVDDETVLEKIFKNSPLMICAHCEDEDAIKANLATYTERYGDDIPIEFHPIIRSEEACYKSSSRAVELAKKTGAKLHVFHVSTAKELELFDSKKPLKDKKITAEVCIHHLWFNDSDYDAKGTLIKWNPAVKTKKDQDALLKGLLDGKLDVLATDHAPHTKEEKKNPYTKAPSGGPLVQHALPAMLEFYHEGKISLEKIVEKMCHNPAILFDIEQRGYIKEGYKADLVMVDLNAPWTVQEDNIFSKCGWSPFEGSTFRSRITHTFVNGNLVYKNFRHYDVLKGERLTFDR; this comes from the coding sequence ATGGATAAGATTTTAATAAAGAATGCACATATTGTTTCAGACGGTAAAATCCTTTTAGGAGATGTTTACATAGAGTCTGGTATTATTAAAGAAGTTGCAGATCACATAAGTGCAAAATCTCCAGATGTAAATGTTTTCGATGCAGAAGGAAATTACCTTTTGCCAGGAGTTATAGATGATCAAGTTCATTTTAGAGAGCCAGGTCTTACTCAAAAAGAAAACATACACACAGGCTCTAAAGCTGCTGTGGCTGGAGGAATTACATCATTTATGGAAATGCCAAATACTAATCCTCAAACTACAACTATTGAAAAGCTTGAGGAGAAATTTGAGATAGCAGCAAAAACCTCTTATGCAAACTATTCATTTATGTTTGGTGGGACTAATGACAATTTAGATGAAATTGTTAAGGTTAACCCTAAGACAACAGCTGCTTTAAAATTATTCCTAGGTTCATCAACAGGTAATATGCTTGTAGATGATGAAACTGTTTTAGAAAAAATATTTAAAAACAGTCCTTTAATGATTTGTGCTCATTGTGAAGATGAAGATGCAATTAAAGCAAATCTGGCCACATATACAGAACGCTATGGTGATGATATTCCAATTGAGTTTCATCCTATAATTAGGTCTGAAGAAGCTTGTTATAAATCATCTTCTAGAGCTGTAGAATTAGCTAAGAAAACCGGCGCTAAATTACACGTATTTCACGTTTCTACCGCAAAAGAACTGGAGTTGTTCGACTCTAAAAAGCCATTAAAAGATAAAAAAATAACAGCAGAGGTTTGTATTCATCACCTTTGGTTTAATGATAGCGATTATGACGCTAAAGGCACACTAATAAAATGGAATCCTGCTGTAAAGACTAAAAAAGATCAAGATGCACTTTTAAAAGGGTTGTTAGATGGTAAGTTAGATGTTTTAGCTACAGACCACGCACCTCACACTAAAGAAGAAAAAAAGAACCCTTATACAAAAGCACCAAGTGGTGGTCCTTTGGTACAACATGCATTACCGGCAATGCTTGAATTTTATCATGAAGGTAAAATTTCATTAGAGAAAATTGTAGAGAAAATGTGCCATAATCCAGCAATACTTTTTGATATTGAACAAAGAGGATATATAAAAGAAGGATATAAAGCAGATTTAGTAATGGTAGATCTAAATGCACCTTGGACAGTGCAGGAAGACAACATCTTTTCTAAATGTGGTTGGTCTCCTTTTGAAGGCTCTACGTTTAGATCACGTATTACTCACACATTTGTAAATGGTAATCTGGTATATAAGAATTTTAGACATTATGACGTTTTAAAAGGTGAACGTTTAACTTTTGACCGTTAA
- the pckA gene encoding phosphoenolpyruvate carboxykinase (ATP), protein MVTNTNTTKSISLEPYGIKDTTTHYQLTPSQLHETAIANGQGQEASSGALAINTGEFTGRSPLDRFIVKDDVTKDEIWWGNINIPFDADKFDALYDKVTDYLSGKEVFVRDSYACADEKYKLNIRVVNEYPWSNMFAYNMFLRPSEDELKNFKEEWLIVNAPGFMADPEVDGTRQHNFAILNFGKKIALIGGTGYTGEIKKGIFSALNFILPVQKETLPMHCSANVGEDGDTSIFFGLSGTGKTTLSADPNRKLIGDDEHGWTKEDTIFNFEGGCYAKVINLSKENEPDIYNAIKPGAILENVVLDENGDVDFADTSITQNTRVSYPIYHIDNIQEPSIGKNPKNIFFLTADAFGVLPPISKLSPGQAAYHFISGYTAKVAGTEAGVDEPMPSFSACFGAPFMPLHPTRYAEMLSQKMKDSGVNVWLVNTGWTGGPYGVGKRMALKYTRAMISAAMDGSLEEANKDNYHTHSVFGVKQPRTCPNVPTDVLSPRKTWNNDQGYYKKAYTLAESFRQNFLKFEEYANEEILAGAPNVK, encoded by the coding sequence ATGGTTACAAATACCAACACTACGAAATCGATTTCGCTAGAACCTTACGGAATCAAGGACACAACGACCCATTATCAACTTACGCCATCACAATTACATGAGACAGCAATAGCAAACGGCCAAGGCCAAGAAGCTAGCAGCGGCGCTCTTGCAATTAACACTGGCGAGTTTACTGGACGTTCTCCTTTAGACCGTTTTATCGTTAAAGACGATGTTACTAAAGATGAGATTTGGTGGGGAAATATAAATATCCCTTTTGATGCAGATAAGTTTGATGCACTTTATGATAAAGTCACAGATTACTTATCTGGAAAAGAAGTTTTTGTGCGAGATAGCTACGCTTGTGCAGATGAAAAATATAAATTAAATATTCGTGTTGTAAACGAATATCCTTGGAGCAATATGTTTGCCTATAATATGTTTTTAAGACCTTCAGAAGATGAGCTTAAAAACTTTAAAGAAGAATGGCTTATTGTAAATGCACCAGGTTTTATGGCAGATCCTGAAGTAGATGGAACACGACAGCACAACTTTGCAATTTTAAATTTTGGAAAGAAAATAGCGCTTATTGGTGGTACTGGATATACAGGTGAAATTAAAAAAGGGATTTTCTCTGCGCTTAATTTTATATTGCCAGTACAAAAGGAAACTTTACCAATGCACTGCTCTGCTAATGTAGGAGAAGATGGAGATACTTCAATCTTTTTTGGTCTTTCTGGAACAGGTAAAACTACATTGTCTGCAGATCCTAATAGAAAACTTATTGGAGATGATGAGCACGGCTGGACAAAAGAAGATACCATCTTTAATTTTGAAGGCGGTTGTTATGCAAAGGTTATAAACCTCTCAAAAGAAAACGAACCAGATATTTATAATGCAATTAAACCAGGAGCTATTCTTGAAAACGTTGTGTTAGATGAAAATGGAGATGTAGATTTTGCTGATACTAGCATTACTCAAAATACAAGAGTTAGTTACCCAATTTATCATATAGATAATATTCAGGAGCCTTCAATAGGAAAGAATCCTAAAAACATATTTTTCTTAACCGCAGATGCTTTTGGTGTACTGCCTCCTATTAGTAAGCTATCTCCAGGTCAAGCTGCTTATCACTTTATTAGTGGTTATACGGCAAAGGTTGCTGGTACAGAAGCTGGTGTAGATGAGCCAATGCCATCGTTCTCTGCGTGTTTTGGAGCACCATTTATGCCTTTACACCCAACACGTTATGCAGAAATGCTAAGTCAGAAAATGAAAGATTCTGGCGTAAATGTTTGGTTGGTAAACACAGGTTGGACTGGCGGTCCTTATGGTGTTGGAAAACGTATGGCTTTAAAGTATACTAGAGCTATGATTTCTGCTGCTATGGATGGTTCTTTAGAGGAAGCAAATAAAGATAATTACCACACACACTCAGTATTTGGCGTTAAACAACCAAGAACTTGTCCTAACGTGCCAACAGATGTTTTAAGTCCTCGTAAGACTTGGAATAATGATCAAGGATACTACAAAAAGGCTTATACTTTAGCAGAAAGCTTTAGACAGAACTTCTTAAAATTTGAAGAGTACGCTAATGAAGAAATATTAGCAGGCGCTCCAAACGTTAAGTAA
- a CDS encoding saccharopine dehydrogenase family protein encodes MRKILIIGAGKSTSYLMSYLLDHAEKEQLEITVGDLYVANAQKAIGNHKHAKAITLDVFNKKNRQEAIDQVDLVISMLPARYHIEVAKDCITFGKHMVTASYVSQEMESLNQSAINKGLVFMNEIGVDPGIDHMSAMQVIDRIRDKGGKMLLFESFTGGLVAPESDNNLWNYKFTWNPRNVVVAGQGGVAEFIQEGQYKYIPYNKLFRRTEFLEVDGYGRFEAYANRNSLKYRSIYKLEDALTLYRGTMRRVGFSKAWNMFVQLGMTDDSYTMEDTMDMSYREFVNSFLPYSPSDSVELKMRHSLKIDQDDIMWDKLLELDLFNDKKKIGLKSATPAQILQKILMEKWSLAPDDKDMIVMYHKFGFELDGKKHQIDSTMVALGQDQTYTAMSKTVGLPVAIAALKILNKEITTPGVQIPITKEVYEPILKELEEHGITFKETERKYLGYNPDGVSA; translated from the coding sequence ATGCGTAAAATATTAATTATAGGAGCAGGAAAATCTACAAGTTATTTAATGTCTTACTTGTTAGATCATGCAGAGAAAGAACAATTAGAAATTACTGTAGGAGATTTATATGTAGCTAATGCTCAAAAAGCTATAGGAAATCATAAACATGCCAAAGCTATAACTCTTGATGTCTTCAACAAAAAAAACAGACAAGAAGCAATAGACCAAGTAGACCTTGTTATATCTATGCTTCCTGCACGCTATCATATTGAAGTTGCAAAAGACTGTATAACCTTTGGAAAACATATGGTTACCGCATCTTATGTAAGCCAAGAAATGGAAAGCTTAAACCAATCTGCAATAAATAAAGGGTTGGTGTTTATGAATGAAATAGGTGTAGATCCAGGTATAGACCACATGAGTGCTATGCAGGTAATTGACAGAATAAGAGACAAAGGCGGAAAAATGCTGTTGTTTGAATCTTTTACAGGAGGCTTAGTGGCTCCAGAAAGTGATAACAATTTATGGAATTATAAGTTTACCTGGAATCCAAGAAATGTTGTTGTGGCCGGCCAAGGTGGTGTCGCAGAGTTTATTCAAGAAGGCCAATATAAATACATCCCTTATAATAAACTTTTTAGAAGAACAGAATTTTTAGAAGTTGATGGGTATGGCAGGTTTGAAGCTTATGCCAATAGAAACTCTTTAAAATATAGAAGTATTTATAAATTAGAAGACGCTCTTACATTATATAGAGGTACTATGCGTCGCGTAGGGTTTAGTAAAGCCTGGAATATGTTTGTTCAACTTGGTATGACAGACGATAGCTACACCATGGAAGATACTATGGATATGAGCTACAGAGAGTTTGTTAACTCTTTTCTTCCGTATTCTCCATCAGATTCTGTAGAGCTAAAAATGAGACATAGTCTTAAGATAGATCAAGATGATATTATGTGGGATAAATTATTAGAGCTTGACCTATTTAACGACAAAAAGAAAATAGGATTAAAAAGTGCTACACCTGCCCAAATTCTTCAGAAGATATTAATGGAAAAATGGTCTTTAGCACCAGATGATAAGGATATGATTGTTATGTATCATAAGTTTGGCTTTGAGTTAGATGGCAAAAAACATCAAATAGACTCAACAATGGTAGCTTTGGGGCAAGATCAAACCTATACTGCTATGTCTAAAACAGTTGGCTTACCAGTAGCTATAGCAGCACTAAAAATATTAAATAAAGAAATTACCACGCCTGGTGTTCAAATACCAATTACTAAAGAGGTATATGAACCAATTTTAAAAGAACTGGAAGAGCACGGAATTACCTTTAAAGAAACAGAAAGAAAATATTTAGGTTATAATCCAGATGGCGTTTCTGCATAA
- a CDS encoding uroporphyrinogen-III synthase: MKVKTILVSQPEPKIENSPYFELEEKQKVKIDFIPFIHVEGVSSKDVRQQKVDLKNYTAIILTSRNAVDHFFRIAEELRYTVPDSLKYFCQSEAVAYYLQKYVVYRKRKIYVGKRTFQELTPLIKKHKNEKFLLPSSDMLKPMVPETLDELGVSWKQAIFYKTVVSDLSNLRDVFYDILVFFSPSGIKSLFENFPDYQQNNTRIAVFGNTTIKAAEDHGLKVNIKAPSPETPSMTMALKKYITEVNKK, translated from the coding sequence ATGAAAGTGAAAACAATTTTGGTTTCCCAACCTGAACCTAAAATAGAAAATTCACCTTACTTTGAGCTTGAGGAAAAGCAAAAAGTAAAAATAGATTTTATTCCTTTTATACATGTTGAAGGCGTCTCTTCTAAAGATGTAAGACAACAAAAGGTTGATCTAAAGAATTACACAGCAATTATACTTACTAGTAGAAATGCAGTAGATCATTTTTTCAGAATAGCTGAAGAATTAAGATACACTGTACCAGATTCTCTTAAGTATTTTTGCCAAAGTGAAGCTGTTGCCTATTACCTACAAAAATATGTAGTGTATAGAAAACGAAAAATCTATGTTGGTAAAAGAACATTTCAAGAGTTAACTCCTCTTATTAAGAAACATAAAAACGAGAAGTTTTTATTACCTTCTTCAGATATGCTAAAACCAATGGTTCCAGAAACATTAGATGAACTAGGTGTTTCTTGGAAACAAGCTATTTTCTACAAAACTGTAGTTAGTGACCTTTCTAATTTAAGAGATGTATTTTATGACATCTTAGTATTCTTTAGCCCAAGCGGCATAAAGTCTTTATTTGAAAACTTTCCAGATTATCAGCAAAACAATACACGCATTGCTGTTTTTGGAAACACTACAATTAAAGCTGCAGAAGATCACGGCTTAAAGGTAAACATTAAAGCACCTTCACCAGAAACACCATCTATGACAATGGCTTTAAAGAAATACATTACAGAAGTTAATAAGAAGTAA
- a CDS encoding HIT family protein: protein MASIFTKIINGEIPSYKIAEDENFFAFLDINPNAKGHTLCIPKKEVDKVFDLDEETYNGLMSFSRKVAIALEKAINCKRVGVAVIGLEVPHVHVHLIPLNDMKEMSFKHKVSLEEDEFKAIAERIRTFL from the coding sequence ATGGCCTCAATTTTCACTAAAATTATAAATGGAGAAATACCGTCTTACAAAATTGCAGAAGATGAAAATTTCTTTGCATTTTTAGATATTAACCCAAATGCTAAAGGTCACACACTTTGTATTCCTAAAAAGGAAGTTGATAAAGTTTTCGACTTAGATGAAGAAACGTACAATGGGTTAATGTCATTCTCTAGAAAAGTAGCAATTGCTCTTGAAAAAGCTATTAACTGCAAGCGTGTTGGTGTAGCGGTGATAGGGTTGGAGGTTCCTCATGTTCATGTACACCTTATACCTTTAAATGATATGAAAGAGATGTCCTTTAAACATAAAGTCTCTTTGGAGGAAGATGAGTTTAAAGCTATAGCAGAACGCATAAGAACTTTCTTGTAA
- a CDS encoding flavin reductase family protein, with product MENILSIDPKNETVGTVHGHLLSAISPRPIAFASTVDAQGRPNLSPFSFFNVFGANPPIVIFSPARRVRGNTTKHTLENAKEVDEVVINIVNYNMVQQMSLSSTEYAEGVNEFEKAGLTMLKSDLVKPFRVAESPVQLECKVKQIVETGTEGGAGNLIICEVVKIHINKNVLDKNGSIDQHKIDTVARMGGNWYSRANMGMFEVEKPLRTLGIGVDNLPQTIRESKILTGNDLGRLGNVETLPTKELIEDYIIKNSLGEFVKNATVEDLHKQAKQHLENNNTTYAWYILLAK from the coding sequence ATGGAGAACATCTTGTCTATAGACCCTAAAAATGAAACTGTTGGTACAGTTCATGGCCACTTACTAAGTGCCATTAGTCCACGTCCAATTGCATTTGCAAGTACTGTAGATGCTCAAGGAAGACCAAATTTATCTCCATTTAGTTTTTTTAATGTCTTTGGTGCAAATCCGCCAATAGTTATTTTCTCTCCTGCAAGACGAGTAAGAGGTAACACCACTAAGCATACCTTAGAGAATGCTAAAGAAGTAGATGAGGTTGTTATCAATATTGTAAATTATAATATGGTGCAACAAATGTCTCTTAGTAGTACAGAGTATGCAGAAGGTGTAAATGAATTTGAAAAAGCAGGACTTACAATGCTTAAAAGTGACTTGGTTAAACCGTTTAGAGTAGCAGAGTCTCCAGTACAATTAGAATGCAAGGTGAAACAGATTGTTGAAACCGGAACTGAAGGTGGCGCAGGTAACCTTATTATTTGTGAAGTAGTGAAAATACATATTAATAAAAATGTGTTAGATAAAAACGGAAGCATAGATCAACATAAAATTGATACTGTAGCTAGAATGGGTGGTAATTGGTACTCTAGGGCAAATATGGGAATGTTTGAAGTTGAAAAACCACTTCGTACACTAGGAATTGGAGTAGATAATTTACCGCAAACTATTAGAGAAAGTAAAATTTTAACCGGTAATGATTTAGGTAGACTTGGAAATGTTGAAACGCTACCAACTAAAGAATTAATTGAAGATTATATTATAAAAAATAGCTTAGGAGAGTTTGTGAAAAATGCAACAGTAGAAGATTTGCACAAGCAAGCCAAGCAACATTTAGAAAACAATAACACCACATATGCGTGGTATATTTTATTAGCAAAATAA
- a CDS encoding DUF3127 domain-containing protein has protein sequence MEVQGTVKLINDTQTFGSNGFRKREIVVTTEEQYPQHIMIEFVQDKTNLLDNFNVGQQVKISINLRGREWVNPQGETKYFNSIQGWRIENLQPQNNAGSSNAAPMPPVDEFEPAGNNLNQDDHDDLPF, from the coding sequence ATGGAAGTACAAGGAACAGTTAAGTTAATTAACGACACACAAACATTTGGTAGCAATGGCTTTAGAAAAAGAGAGATTGTTGTTACTACAGAAGAGCAATATCCTCAACATATAATGATTGAGTTTGTTCAAGACAAAACTAATTTGTTAGATAACTTTAATGTTGGACAACAGGTAAAAATTAGTATTAACTTAAGAGGTCGTGAGTGGGTAAACCCTCAAGGAGAAACTAAGTACTTTAACAGTATTCAAGGTTGGAGAATAGAAAACTTGCAGCCGCAAAACAATGCAGGTTCTAGTAATGCAGCTCCAATGCCACCAGTTGATGAATTTGAGCCAGCTGGAAACAATTTAAATCAAGATGATCACGATGATTTACCGTTTTAA